Proteins found in one Paenibacillus borealis genomic segment:
- a CDS encoding HAD family hydrolase, with protein sequence MDSIIFDLDGTLWDSSDVVVVGWNNVLSNYQGLVSAVTKEDLQGIMGLQVYEAGRKLFPNIDEDTQQRILRECCEVECLCLAKQGGRLYEGLEEVLKALSVKYKLFIVSNCQAGYIEAFYEYHQLQKYFIDYENPGRTGLSKGENIKLVMERNHLSSPVYVGDTEGDMKAACFAGIPFVYASYGFGEVSSYDYVIDRLDGLLGLFDE encoded by the coding sequence ATGGACAGCATTATTTTTGATCTGGATGGCACGTTATGGGACTCTTCGGATGTAGTAGTGGTGGGATGGAATAATGTGCTCAGCAATTATCAGGGACTTGTAAGCGCAGTAACCAAGGAAGATTTACAGGGGATCATGGGTCTGCAGGTCTATGAGGCTGGCCGGAAGCTGTTCCCGAATATAGATGAGGACACGCAGCAAAGAATTCTCAGGGAGTGCTGTGAGGTAGAATGTCTTTGTCTGGCGAAGCAAGGCGGGAGATTGTATGAAGGGCTGGAAGAAGTGCTCAAGGCGTTGTCTGTAAAATATAAGCTGTTCATCGTGAGCAACTGCCAGGCGGGTTATATTGAGGCTTTTTATGAATACCATCAGCTGCAGAAGTATTTCATAGACTACGAGAATCCGGGCAGAACGGGGCTATCCAAGGGTGAGAACATTAAGCTGGTGATGGAGCGGAATCACTTAAGCAGTCCTGTCTATGTGGGCGATACGGAGGGAGATATGAAGGCGGCGTGTTTTGCCGGGATTCCTTTTGTGTACGCAAGTTACGGATTTGGCGAAGTGAGCAGCTATGATTATGTGATTGATCGTCTGGATGGGTTGTTGGGGTTGTTTGATGAATAA
- a CDS encoding class I SAM-dependent methyltransferase: MDKQKLIRIFDKQATDYARKREDPKQQRWRRNLIGQAQGDVLELAVGAGANFPYYPREVRITAADFSSAMLEKARQAAQHYHVNANFICADMEEMSFPGQSFDTIVSTLSCCSYQNPLEMLKKINRWCKPEGTILLLEHGMSSNFMVSTLQRTLNPLLYRLYGCHHTRDIIGLVRESGMQISKVESYSLNMIHLIWARPQRQLRTER, from the coding sequence ATGGATAAGCAGAAGCTGATCCGTATTTTTGATAAACAGGCCACAGACTATGCCCGCAAAAGAGAAGATCCCAAACAGCAGCGCTGGCGCCGGAATCTTATAGGCCAGGCACAAGGAGATGTGCTTGAGCTTGCAGTGGGTGCAGGGGCTAACTTCCCTTACTATCCCCGGGAGGTCAGGATTACTGCTGCTGATTTCAGCAGCGCAATGCTTGAAAAAGCGCGGCAGGCAGCACAGCATTACCACGTGAATGCCAATTTTATATGTGCAGATATGGAAGAAATGAGCTTCCCCGGGCAATCCTTTGATACTATTGTTTCTACGTTATCTTGTTGCAGCTATCAGAATCCCCTGGAGATGCTAAAGAAGATTAACCGCTGGTGTAAGCCGGAGGGGACTATCCTGCTGTTGGAGCATGGAATGAGTTCTAACTTTATGGTGTCTACGCTACAACGGACGTTGAATCCTCTGCTGTACCGTCTCTATGGATGCCATCATACCCGGGATATCATTGGGCTGGTCCGGGAGTCCGGGATGCAGATCAGTAAGGTAGAGAGCTACTCGCTGAATATGATTCATCTGATTTGGGCCCGGCCGCAGCGGCAACTACGAACTGAACGTTAG
- a CDS encoding pyridoxamine 5'-phosphate oxidase family protein, translated as MNTPFTEILTSEAELRELLGYPSEVVKRKSIHHLDHHCRNFIAMSPLLFLSTADEHGSCDVSPRGDAPGSVVVLDDGHLVIPERPGNRRFDSLLNILANPNVGLIFIIPGLEETLRINGQAFVIRDEAILDRMKARDKRPTLGIGVKVEECYMHCAKAFKRSQLWDSGSWPAEASLPSPPAIIADHVNSAEFTVEVVRQGIQESYEKRLY; from the coding sequence ATGAATACTCCTTTTACAGAAATACTGACTTCGGAGGCTGAGCTTAGAGAACTTCTGGGATACCCGAGTGAAGTTGTGAAGCGCAAATCGATCCATCATCTGGATCATCATTGCCGCAATTTTATCGCTATGTCACCGCTGTTATTCCTGTCCACCGCAGATGAACACGGCTCTTGCGATGTCTCTCCACGCGGGGATGCACCCGGATCGGTAGTGGTGCTGGATGACGGTCATTTGGTGATTCCGGAGCGGCCGGGCAACCGCAGATTTGATTCCTTGCTAAATATCCTTGCTAACCCCAATGTAGGACTCATTTTTATTATCCCGGGGCTTGAAGAGACCCTGCGGATTAACGGGCAAGCTTTCGTGATCAGAGATGAGGCTATTCTGGACAGGATGAAGGCGCGGGATAAACGGCCTACGCTTGGAATCGGAGTGAAGGTGGAGGAATGCTATATGCATTGTGCCAAGGCTTTTAAAAGATCGCAGCTATGGGACAGCGGCTCCTGGCCCGCAGAAGCCTCGCTTCCGTCTCCTCCGGCGATTATCGCGGATCATGTGAATTCTGCCGAGTTTACTGTGGAAGTAGTCCGGCAAGGCATACAGGAGAGCTACGAGAAACGACTCTATTAA
- a CDS encoding VOC family protein, with amino-acid sequence MKVTGFSHITLNVRDLQTSLDFYHGILGMTIRHRGRTDAYLEWGSAWVCLIERAGTEEHAEGFAGMDHVAFYIAENDFKEAVDILHHNNVTIVRGPIQRGTGWSINFLDPDGIQLELHTSTLDERMEIWR; translated from the coding sequence ATGAAAGTCACCGGATTTAGCCATATTACACTCAATGTACGCGACCTGCAGACCTCCCTGGATTTCTATCATGGCATTCTCGGGATGACCATTAGACACCGCGGCAGAACGGATGCTTATCTGGAGTGGGGGAGCGCCTGGGTTTGTCTGATTGAACGGGCGGGTACTGAGGAACATGCGGAAGGATTCGCCGGGATGGATCATGTAGCTTTTTATATCGCAGAGAATGATTTCAAAGAAGCCGTAGATATCCTGCACCATAATAATGTAACAATTGTCAGAGGTCCAATACAGCGCGGTACCGGATGGTCCATTAATTTCTTGGATCCGGATGGAATCCAGCTAGAGCTGCATACTTCTACTCTCGACGAGCGGATGGAGATCTGGCGCTGA
- a CDS encoding GNAT family N-acetyltransferase, with protein sequence MAVIIRPLTQLQAEDIAYHWHYAGEYSFYDMDSDEEDLIEFLDPAGRGDHTYAVSQDDELIGYFTVQPVEGNICDIGLGMKPDLTGCGAGQAFLRSILHYVTVNYNPERITLAVATFNTRAIKVYLKAGFTAADTYMQNTNGSSYEFMSMVYKC encoded by the coding sequence ATGGCTGTAATTATTAGACCGTTAACACAGCTTCAAGCTGAAGATATTGCATACCATTGGCATTATGCAGGTGAATATTCTTTTTATGATATGGATTCGGACGAGGAAGATTTAATCGAATTCCTGGACCCGGCCGGACGTGGGGATCATACATACGCTGTATCGCAAGACGATGAACTTATAGGATATTTTACTGTGCAGCCTGTTGAGGGTAACATTTGTGATATAGGTTTAGGAATGAAACCCGATCTAACGGGGTGTGGCGCAGGGCAAGCTTTCCTAAGATCAATACTGCATTATGTTACTGTGAATTACAATCCTGAACGGATCACCCTTGCTGTAGCAACCTTTAATACCAGGGCTATCAAAGTGTATTTAAAAGCCGGATTTACCGCAGCAGATACCTACATGCAGAATACAAACGGAAGTTCTTATGAGTTTATGAGCATGGTATACAAGTGCTAA